In Fusobacterium hwasookii, a single window of DNA contains:
- the pfkA gene encoding 6-phosphofructokinase, which yields MEKKLAILTSGGDAPGMNAAIRATAKIAESYGFEVYGIRRGYLGMLNDEIFPMTGRFVSGIIDKGGTVLLTARCEEFKEARFREIAANNLKKKGIEYLVVIGGDGSYRGANLLYKEHGIKVVGIPGTIDNDICGTDFTLGFDTCLNTILDAMSKIRDTATSHERTILIQVMGRRAGDLALHACIAGGGDGIMIPEMDNPIEMLGLQLKERRKNGKLHDIVLVAEGVGNVFEIEEKLKSHVNTEIRSVVLGHIQRGGTPSGRDRVLASRMAAKAVEVLNKGEGGVMVGIEKNEMVTHQLEEACSVDRKKSIEKDYELALLLSK from the coding sequence ATGGAAAAAAAATTAGCTATACTAACAAGTGGTGGAGATGCACCAGGGATGAATGCAGCAATAAGAGCAACAGCAAAAATAGCAGAATCTTATGGTTTTGAAGTATATGGAATAAGAAGAGGATACTTAGGGATGTTAAATGATGAAATATTCCCTATGACTGGTAGATTTGTATCAGGAATTATTGATAAGGGTGGTACAGTTCTACTAACTGCTCGTTGTGAAGAATTTAAAGAAGCTAGATTTAGAGAAATTGCTGCAAATAATTTGAAGAAAAAAGGAATAGAATATCTAGTTGTTATTGGTGGAGATGGTTCTTATCGTGGAGCTAATTTACTATATAAGGAACATGGAATAAAGGTAGTTGGAATACCTGGAACTATTGATAATGATATCTGTGGAACAGATTTTACTCTTGGATTTGATACTTGTTTAAATACAATTTTAGATGCAATGTCAAAGATAAGAGATACAGCAACTTCTCATGAAAGAACAATTTTAATTCAAGTTATGGGAAGAAGAGCAGGAGACTTAGCGCTACATGCTTGTATAGCAGGTGGTGGAGATGGAATAATGATTCCTGAAATGGATAACCCTATTGAAATGTTGGGATTACAATTAAAAGAAAGAAGAAAAAATGGTAAACTTCATGATATAGTTCTAGTTGCTGAAGGTGTTGGAAATGTATTTGAAATTGAAGAAAAATTAAAAAGTCATGTCAATACAGAAATTAGATCAGTTGTTCTAGGGCATATTCAAAGAGGAGGAACTCCATCAGGGCGTGATAGAGTTTTAGCAAGTAGAATGGCAGCAAAGGCAGTAGAAGTCTTAAATAAAGGTGAAGGTGGAGTTATGGTTGGAATAGAAAAAAATGAAATGGTAACTCACCAACTTGAAGAAGCTTGTTCTGTAGATAGAAAGAAAAGTATTGAAAAAGACTATGAATTAGCACTTTTATTATCAAAATAG
- a CDS encoding autotransporter-associated N-terminal domain-containing protein, translating into MKNHLANIEVSLRSIAKRYKTVKFSIGVAILFLMLGVGAFSEEIIETQANKIPTREEIASSRENLKNSVGSLQSKIDSAREENSKSLKGLKLELIQLMEQGDQVVKSPWASWQFGANYMYSKWNGTYKGIGDKSVKYAFEGMFVRGNWWENNVSPDSKVYNRLEVSSNSNSSLTNRRKNLDYGLVGTVPVVDKGVPFLIEPVININTPPLPNLNINPLAVNPTVKFNIPDVETVSFTPTKLPEIKPNVFNPPALDEVSVGFSQDSRGPGFYGEPNVIVNQSNASSNATGTTVTINDNGFKINGAFTWEGKVGNAQTATGTVDGSWNYTISNPNPANPSPVAGNTLVNPTAYYTAYSGSNVAHYRIPTGSPVAQVGVSPQAVFNVTQPQFGIGQLGSAPYLGPTKIDGNWTLKNVTETPFGRTEGKGSNPAGRVHGNTLRFIILNPTGIGGGSYYYPTEVEFNGTLNLYGRSLDDPIKSLVTPGNNPGYNHGRHGRPHMTVGAEIQTISGQTAIFNNKGTINLERETAKDSNKLASYVIGLTAMVEGYTDFAPSVRDVGGYSGKKWPYVTFRPWASEMKNSGTINVKGIDSIGIDFAEFRFNKTANYGGSSSLKQKSYDNKGSLNMYVKVGNVNVLSDDPNFGTTNPVQGSYGIRVPNVFAPGVSTGLDTTSRQADDDAIYYDETIIDGEGGKVTLTGSHNTGISISKLIRGSGKLPIANPYSETTQTNTVSGIPVQVGEGHISVYDYQTGKGADGNGLGAKATNRANLDSTGRDQNDPIGNIYNLNIVVGGKENVGFLRKADYMKGNYSAAAKALAEKDFVIKDTHVKSINFTNTTDGGILFRTDRYGIDVAKNLTVNPGNAYIGDVNPSFPNDINKRTNKRFNIVMLANGAENHADTIVPKVRNSGKITVSAGKQNIIGLMAYRGAKAVSDGDLVITKSDNSIGMVLTGTNTSNKISSGTSSKKISVTGKNATGIYNNGSNYQMTAGSIAVNGEKAIAIYASKANGNQAITKLGAGTISANGKGSIGLYANGGSDIELNGTTISIGNEGLFFYGEAQGTDQAQLKLTGNATVNIANGGTAFYVKKSNSGTSPLAGIRHSASSGTLTVNLANGSTLMVAEGNGGTANPEKISTLGASGSSSVTGINIVGTAGQYVPYKASRVPLVIDRNSNLNSAADTYLNSEFSSSSITINRGITVSGSGALTSPTKLAKKAKVAIAQKNEKSPNRNDVILTNNGTINFTGSGMAGIVGEFSEINNNSVINVTGVGSTAIISANGSVAKNTGTIKIGNQGTGMAGINYLGAVDSTDKTKTPAEKISTPIPSYGNQSIELVHNGSIVSTGNTAAIGVLATDLKTVAVKEKDPVTNKIVTVNHNITNANATKITLGSNSIIDLSSVANVPATEKAGGIGVYSKGLLRNTRMAKVTDNGSKIKLNTKGIGLYLDGTELSATGGSIEAINNTTAKGIYTDSNINSAKNITLLGDKSVAIHNFGKNSQYGTNNINITNTGNIKLGNSSNRNDPSMGIYTKYASVNHQGTIEAGNRSLGIFSETPLSLTSSGSIKVGNEGLAIYKKQGTANISGAITTGNLGTVVYADNNATINNNSTNVKVGDNSFGFILLNNGANNYNSSASSKFTMGSKSVYLYKKGANGVVNTATTVNSNGISSTAFYAKDGAKITNTGTVNFGNSIGSVGGYASAGEVYNSGNITVGASDIENNYFAIGMAAQNGGKIYNNAGSTIRVTGNYGIGMFAEGAGSRAENHGTIDIVGSGELKGAYGMYLNNGAYGLNTGTIRTGRYGNDSQKSDSFGVAVLNGATLENRGTIDIDMRKSYGIYIKNGIIKNYGTINISGAGSVGIRNKNGKDEHGNPITTANLIAAGANATNGASPYNNESGSGTQPAVAGNTTISPSGVVTINGKVVPIHDLTPGPNPIVNKNYAFSNVGIYIDTLGRTNPINWIDGFNPSIDNDLIIGAEAAELSRSKAIKIGKNIMSPYLNQYQSLTAGSSVTLNAISGSLTWTAQPIEGATGLPEEVIMAKIPYTDFVTKQENAWNFADGLEQRYGVEPVGSREKELFNKLNSIGKNERVLLTQAYDEMMGHQYANTQQRVYTTGSILNTEFDYLRNEWRTASKDSNKIKTFGNKGEYKTDTAGVIDYKYNAYGVAYVRESEDIKLGRGIGWYTGIVENTFKFKDIGNSKEKQLQVKVGLLKSVPFDDNNSLNWTISGDIFVGYNKMHRKFLVVNEIFNAKSRYYTYGIGLKNELAKEFRLSESFVLRPYGALRLEYGKISKIREKSGEIKLEVKNTDYISVKPELGVQLGFKHFFGNKLFTTSLGVAYENELGRIANVKNKGRVADTTADWFNIRGDKEDRRGNVKTDLIFGIDNTRIGVTANVGYDTKGENLRGGVGLRVIF; encoded by the coding sequence ATGAAGAATCACTTAGCAAATATTGAAGTTAGTCTACGTTCAATAGCCAAGAGATACAAAACTGTAAAATTTTCAATAGGAGTGGCAATATTATTCCTAATGTTAGGAGTAGGAGCATTTTCAGAGGAAATAATTGAAACACAAGCAAATAAAATACCAACAAGAGAAGAAATAGCATCCTCAAGAGAAAACTTAAAAAATTCAGTAGGAAGTTTACAATCAAAAATAGATAGTGCAAGAGAAGAAAATTCAAAAAGCTTAAAAGGATTAAAATTAGAATTAATTCAATTGATGGAACAAGGAGATCAAGTAGTAAAATCACCTTGGGCTTCATGGCAATTTGGAGCAAACTATATGTACAGTAAATGGAATGGTACATATAAAGGAATAGGAGATAAAAGCGTAAAATATGCTTTTGAAGGAATGTTTGTAAGAGGAAATTGGTGGGAAAATAATGTCTCTCCTGATAGTAAAGTTTATAATAGATTAGAAGTAAGTTCTAATTCTAATTCTTCATTAACAAATAGAAGAAAAAATCTTGATTATGGTTTAGTAGGTACAGTACCAGTTGTAGATAAAGGAGTTCCATTTTTAATTGAACCAGTTATAAATATTAATACTCCTCCTCTACCAAATTTGAATATTAATCCTCTTGCAGTTAATCCAACTGTAAAATTTAATATTCCTGATGTAGAAACAGTAAGTTTTACCCCAACTAAACTACCTGAGATAAAACCTAATGTTTTCAATCCACCTGCATTGGATGAAGTATCAGTAGGTTTTTCACAAGATTCACGTGGGCCTGGTTTTTATGGTGAGCCAAATGTTATTGTTAACCAAAGTAATGCTAGTTCAAATGCCACTGGTACAACAGTAACCATTAATGATAATGGTTTTAAAATTAATGGAGCTTTTACATGGGAAGGAAAAGTAGGTAATGCTCAAACAGCAACTGGGACTGTAGATGGTTCTTGGAACTATACTATTTCTAACCCTAACCCTGCTAACCCATCTCCAGTTGCAGGAAACACATTAGTTAATCCAACAGCTTACTATACTGCTTATAGTGGTTCTAATGTAGCTCATTATAGAATTCCAACAGGAAGTCCTGTAGCTCAAGTTGGTGTATCTCCACAAGCTGTATTTAATGTCACTCAACCACAATTTGGTATTGGTCAATTAGGATCTGCTCCTTATTTAGGTCCTACAAAAATAGATGGAAATTGGACATTAAAAAATGTAACAGAAACACCTTTTGGTAGAACTGAGGGAAAAGGATCAAATCCAGCTGGAAGAGTACATGGAAATACATTAAGATTTATAATTTTAAACCCTACTGGAATAGGTGGAGGTAGTTATTACTATCCAACTGAAGTAGAATTTAATGGAACTTTAAATCTATATGGAAGAAGTCTTGATGATCCAATTAAGAGTCTTGTCACTCCTGGGAATAACCCTGGTTACAATCACGGTAGACATGGAAGGCCACATATGACTGTTGGGGCTGAAATTCAAACAATTTCAGGGCAAACAGCTATTTTTAATAACAAGGGAACTATAAATTTAGAAAGAGAAACTGCTAAAGATAGTAATAAATTAGCAAGTTATGTAATTGGTCTAACTGCAATGGTTGAAGGATATACTGACTTTGCTCCTTCTGTTAGAGATGTTGGAGGATATAGTGGAAAAAAATGGCCTTATGTTACATTTAGACCTTGGGCTTCAGAAATGAAAAATTCTGGAACAATAAATGTAAAAGGTATAGATAGTATTGGTATAGATTTTGCTGAATTTAGATTTAATAAAACTGCAAACTATGGTGGTAGTAGTTCTCTTAAGCAAAAATCTTATGATAATAAAGGTTCTCTTAATATGTATGTAAAAGTAGGAAATGTAAATGTTCTTAGTGATGATCCTAATTTTGGAACTACAAATCCTGTTCAAGGAAGTTATGGTATTAGAGTTCCTAATGTTTTTGCTCCTGGTGTATCTACTGGATTAGATACAACTTCAAGACAAGCAGATGATGATGCTATTTATTATGATGAAACTATAATTGATGGTGAAGGTGGAAAGGTTACTCTTACTGGTAGCCATAATACTGGTATATCTATCTCAAAACTTATTAGAGGTTCTGGTAAATTACCTATTGCTAATCCTTATTCTGAAACTACTCAGACAAATACTGTATCTGGTATTCCTGTACAAGTAGGAGAAGGACATATAAGTGTATATGATTATCAAACAGGTAAAGGCGCTGATGGTAATGGTTTAGGTGCAAAAGCTACTAACAGAGCAAATTTAGATAGTACAGGTAGAGACCAAAATGATCCTATTGGAAATATCTACAACCTAAACATAGTTGTAGGTGGAAAAGAAAATGTAGGTTTCTTAAGAAAAGCAGACTATATGAAAGGAAATTATTCTGCTGCTGCTAAAGCATTAGCTGAAAAAGATTTTGTTATAAAAGATACTCATGTTAAAAGTATAAATTTTACTAATACTACTGATGGAGGTATTCTTTTTAGAACAGATAGATATGGTATAGATGTTGCAAAAAATTTAACAGTAAATCCTGGAAATGCTTATATAGGTGATGTTAATCCTAGCTTCCCTAATGATATTAATAAACGTACTAATAAGAGATTTAATATAGTTATGTTAGCTAATGGTGCAGAAAATCATGCTGATACAATAGTACCAAAAGTTAGAAACTCTGGAAAAATTACTGTTAGTGCTGGTAAACAAAATATAATAGGTTTAATGGCTTATAGAGGAGCTAAAGCAGTAAGTGATGGAGATTTAGTTATAACAAAATCTGATAATTCTATTGGAATGGTTCTTACTGGAACAAATACTAGCAACAAAATAAGTTCAGGAACAAGCTCTAAAAAAATTAGTGTTACTGGTAAAAATGCAACTGGAATCTATAATAATGGCTCTAATTACCAAATGACAGCTGGTTCTATTGCAGTAAATGGGGAAAAAGCTATTGCAATTTATGCTTCAAAAGCTAATGGCAACCAAGCTATTACAAAATTAGGAGCTGGAACAATTAGTGCTAATGGAAAAGGTTCAATTGGACTTTATGCTAATGGGGGTTCTGATATTGAATTAAATGGAACTACTATAAGCATTGGAAATGAGGGATTATTCTTTTATGGAGAAGCTCAAGGTACAGATCAAGCTCAATTAAAATTAACTGGAAATGCTACAGTAAATATCGCTAATGGGGGTACTGCTTTCTATGTAAAAAAATCTAATTCAGGTACTAGTCCTTTAGCAGGTATTAGACATTCAGCTTCAAGTGGAACATTAACAGTAAATTTAGCTAATGGTTCTACATTGATGGTTGCTGAGGGTAATGGTGGTACTGCTAACCCTGAAAAAATTTCAACTTTAGGAGCATCTGGTTCTTCAAGTGTTACAGGTATAAATATAGTTGGAACTGCTGGACAATATGTACCATATAAGGCCTCAAGAGTACCTTTAGTAATTGACAGAAATTCAAATCTAAATAGTGCAGCTGATACTTATTTAAATTCAGAATTTTCTTCATCAAGTATCACTATTAATAGAGGTATAACTGTTTCAGGTTCTGGTGCTTTAACTAGCCCAACAAAATTAGCAAAGAAAGCAAAAGTTGCTATTGCTCAAAAAAATGAAAAATCTCCTAATAGAAATGATGTAATTTTAACAAATAATGGAACTATTAATTTTACTGGAAGTGGTATGGCTGGTATTGTTGGAGAATTTTCTGAAATAAATAATAATTCAGTTATTAATGTTACAGGTGTTGGTTCCACTGCTATAATCTCTGCTAATGGTTCAGTAGCTAAAAATACTGGAACTATTAAAATAGGTAATCAAGGTACAGGAATGGCTGGAATTAATTATTTAGGTGCTGTAGATAGCACTGATAAAACTAAAACTCCTGCTGAAAAAATATCTACTCCTATTCCAAGTTATGGAAATCAATCTATTGAGTTAGTACATAATGGAAGTATAGTATCAACTGGTAATACTGCAGCAATAGGGGTACTTGCTACTGATTTAAAAACTGTTGCTGTTAAAGAGAAAGATCCTGTTACTAATAAGATTGTAACTGTTAATCATAATATAACTAATGCTAATGCAACAAAAATTACACTAGGAAGTAACTCTATAATTGATCTTTCATCTGTAGCTAATGTTCCAGCTACTGAAAAAGCAGGTGGAATTGGAGTATATTCAAAAGGTCTATTAAGAAATACTAGAATGGCAAAAGTCACTGATAATGGTTCTAAAATCAAATTAAATACTAAGGGTATAGGTCTATACTTGGATGGAACTGAGCTTTCTGCAACTGGTGGAAGTATTGAAGCTATCAACAATACTACTGCTAAAGGAATTTATACAGATTCTAATATTAATAGTGCTAAAAATATTACTTTACTTGGAGATAAATCTGTTGCTATTCATAACTTTGGAAAGAATTCTCAATATGGTACAAATAATATTAATATAACTAATACTGGAAATATTAAATTAGGAAACTCTTCTAATAGAAATGACCCAAGTATGGGAATATATACTAAATATGCTAGTGTAAACCACCAAGGAACTATTGAAGCTGGAAATAGAAGTTTAGGAATTTTCTCTGAGACTCCTTTAAGTCTTACTTCTAGTGGTTCAATAAAAGTTGGAAATGAAGGTTTAGCTATCTATAAAAAACAAGGGACTGCTAATATAAGTGGAGCTATTACAACTGGAAATCTTGGAACAGTAGTTTATGCAGATAATAATGCAACTATTAATAATAATTCTACAAATGTAAAAGTCGGAGATAACTCTTTTGGTTTCATATTACTAAACAATGGAGCTAACAACTATAACAGTTCAGCTTCTTCAAAATTTACTATGGGTTCTAAGAGTGTATATTTATATAAAAAAGGAGCCAATGGAGTAGTTAATACTGCTACTACTGTTAACTCTAATGGTATTAGTAGTACAGCTTTCTATGCAAAAGATGGAGCAAAAATAACTAATACAGGAACTGTAAATTTTGGTAATTCAATAGGAAGTGTTGGTGGATATGCTTCAGCAGGTGAAGTATATAATAGTGGAAATATAACTGTTGGTGCATCTGATATAGAAAATAACTACTTTGCAATAGGAATGGCAGCACAAAATGGTGGAAAAATATATAATAATGCAGGTTCTACTATAAGGGTTACAGGAAACTACGGAATAGGTATGTTTGCTGAAGGAGCTGGAAGTAGAGCTGAAAACCATGGTACTATTGATATTGTTGGAAGTGGTGAATTAAAAGGTGCTTATGGAATGTACCTTAATAATGGAGCTTATGGATTAAATACAGGTACTATTAGAACTGGAAGATATGGTAATGATAGTCAAAAATCTGACTCATTTGGAGTTGCTGTTTTAAATGGTGCTACATTAGAAAATAGAGGAACTATCGATATAGATATGAGAAAATCATATGGTATCTATATTAAAAATGGTATCATTAAGAACTATGGTACTATTAATATCTCTGGTGCAGGCTCTGTTGGTATAAGAAATAAAAATGGAAAAGATGAACATGGAAATCCTATTACAACTGCTAATTTAATTGCTGCTGGTGCCAATGCTACTAATGGTGCAAGTCCATATAATAATGAAAGTGGATCAGGAACTCAACCAGCTGTAGCAGGAAATACAACAATTTCTCCAAGTGGAGTTGTTACTATTAATGGAAAAGTTGTACCTATCCATGATTTAACACCAGGTCCTAATCCTATTGTAAATAAAAACTATGCATTTTCAAATGTAGGAATATATATTGATACATTAGGAAGAACTAATCCTATCAACTGGATAGATGGATTTAACCCATCAATTGATAATGACTTAATTATTGGTGCAGAGGCAGCTGAACTTTCTAGAAGTAAAGCAATAAAGATTGGTAAAAATATAATGAGTCCTTATTTAAATCAATATCAATCATTGACTGCTGGATCTTCAGTAACTTTAAATGCTATATCTGGTTCATTAACATGGACTGCTCAACCAATAGAAGGAGCTACTGGTTTACCAGAAGAAGTTATAATGGCTAAGATTCCTTATACAGACTTTGTTACAAAACAAGAAAATGCTTGGAACTTTGCTGATGGATTAGAACAAAGATATGGTGTTGAGCCAGTAGGATCAAGAGAAAAAGAACTATTTAATAAATTGAATAGTATTGGTAAAAATGAGCGTGTACTATTAACTCAAGCTTATGATGAAATGATGGGACACCAATATGCTAATACTCAACAAAGAGTTTATACAACAGGCTCTATTTTAAATACTGAGTTTGATTACTTAAGAAATGAATGGAGAACTGCTTCTAAAGATTCAAATAAGATAAAAACATTTGGAAATAAAGGAGAGTATAAGACAGATACTGCTGGTGTAATTGACTACAAATATAATGCTTATGGAGTAGCTTATGTTCGTGAAAGTGAAGATATTAAGTTAGGAAGAGGTATTGGTTGGTATACAGGTATAGTTGAAAATACATTCAAATTCAAAGATATTGGAAACTCAAAAGAAAAACAATTACAAGTAAAAGTAGGATTATTAAAATCAGTTCCATTTGATGATAATAATAGCTTAAATTGGACGATATCAGGAGATATCTTTGTTGGATATAATAAAATGCATAGAAAATTCTTAGTTGTAAATGAAATATTCAATGCTAAATCTAGATACTATACTTATGGAATAGGGTTAAAAAATGAATTAGCAAAAGAATTTAGATTAAGTGAAAGTTTTGTTTTAAGACCTTATGGAGCATTAAGACTTGAATACGGAAAAATCTCTAAGATAAGAGAAAAATCAGGAGAAATAAAATTAGAAGTGAAGAATACTGATTACATTTCTGTAAAACCTGAACTTGGGGTTCAAT
- a CDS encoding acetyl-CoA carboxylase carboxyltransferase subunit alpha, whose protein sequence is MQFEFQIEELENKIAELEKFAKEKEVDLSDEINKLEDQRKIALKVLYDDLTDYQRVIVSRHPERPYTLDYINYITTDFVELHGDRLFRDDPAIVGGLCKIDGKNFMIIGHQKGRTMQEKVFRNFGMANPEGYRKALRLYEMAERFKLPILTFIDTPGAYPGLEAEKHGQEEAIARNLMEMSGIKTPIVSVVIGEGGSGGALGLGVADKVFMLENSVYSVISPEGCAAILYKDPSRVEEAANNLKMSSQSLLKIGLIDGIIDEAVGGAHRGPEDTAFNLKNIVLEAVSELEKLSVDELVEKRYEKFRQMGVFNR, encoded by the coding sequence ATGCAATTTGAATTTCAAATAGAAGAATTAGAAAATAAAATAGCTGAATTAGAAAAATTTGCAAAAGAAAAAGAAGTGGACTTATCAGATGAAATAAATAAATTAGAGGATCAAAGAAAAATTGCTCTTAAAGTTTTATATGATGATTTAACAGATTATCAAAGAGTTATCGTTTCAAGACATCCTGAAAGACCATATACATTAGATTATATAAACTATATAACTACTGATTTTGTAGAGTTACATGGAGATAGACTATTTAGAGATGATCCAGCAATAGTTGGAGGACTTTGTAAAATAGATGGAAAGAACTTTATGATTATTGGACATCAAAAGGGTAGAACAATGCAAGAGAAAGTTTTTAGAAACTTTGGAATGGCAAACCCAGAAGGATATAGAAAAGCTTTAAGACTTTATGAAATGGCAGAAAGATTCAAATTACCAATCTTGACTTTTATTGACACTCCTGGAGCTTATCCTGGACTTGAAGCAGAAAAACATGGACAAGAAGAAGCTATTGCAAGAAACTTAATGGAAATGAGTGGAATAAAAACTCCAATAGTTTCTGTTGTAATAGGAGAAGGAGGTTCAGGAGGAGCATTAGGACTTGGGGTTGCAGATAAAGTATTTATGCTTGAAAACTCAGTTTACTCTGTAATTTCTCCAGAAGGTTGTGCTGCAATACTATATAAAGATCCTAGTAGAGTTGAGGAAGCTGCTAATAATTTAAAAATGTCGTCACAAAGTTTACTAAAAATAGGATTGATAGATGGAATTATTGATGAAGCAGTAGGTGGAGCACATCGTGGACCAGAAGATACAGCTTTTAATTTAAAAAATATAGTTTTAGAAGCAGTAAGCGAACTTGAAAAATTATCAGTTGATGAATTAGTAGAAAAAAGATATGAAAAGTTTAGACAAATGGGAGTTTTTAATAGATAA
- the alr gene encoding alanine racemase — MRAWVEIDKENLTYNVLKLKEIAKNREVLGVVKANAYGLGSIEIAKILKEVDVKIFGVANLEEAIELQEGGIKDKILILGASFEDELIEATKRNIHVAISSIEQLQFLVANKLNPNIHLKFDTGMTRLGFEIDDAEKIINFCKNSNLNLVGIFSHLSDSDGNTVETKNFTLEQIEKFKKIVNSLNLEYIHISNSAGITNFHDDILGNLVRLGIGMYSFTGNKKTPYLKNIFTIKSKVLFIKKVKKDSFVSYGRHYTLPADSTYAVLPIGYADGLKKYLSKGGYVLINNHRCEIIGNICMDMTMIRIPKEIENSIKIGDEVTVINADILDNLNIPELCVWEFMTGIGKRVKRIII, encoded by the coding sequence ATGAGAGCTTGGGTTGAAATTGATAAGGAAAATTTAACGTACAATGTACTAAAATTAAAAGAAATTGCAAAAAATAGAGAAGTTTTAGGAGTTGTTAAGGCAAATGCTTATGGTTTAGGTTCAATAGAAATTGCTAAAATTTTAAAAGAAGTTGATGTTAAAATTTTTGGTGTTGCCAACCTTGAAGAAGCTATAGAGTTGCAAGAAGGAGGAATTAAAGATAAGATTCTAATTCTTGGAGCTAGCTTTGAAGATGAATTAATTGAAGCTACAAAAAGAAATATTCATGTTGCAATTAGTTCTATAGAGCAATTACAATTTTTAGTTGCTAACAAACTTAATCCAAACATTCATCTAAAGTTTGATACCGGTATGACAAGACTAGGTTTTGAAATAGATGATGCTGAAAAAATAATCAATTTTTGTAAAAACAGTAATCTCAATTTAGTTGGTATCTTTTCACATTTATCTGATTCAGATGGAAATACAGTAGAAACTAAAAATTTTACATTAGAGCAAATAGAAAAGTTTAAAAAAATCGTTAATTCTTTAAATTTAGAATATATCCATATCTCAAATAGTGCTGGTATAACTAATTTTCATGATGATATATTAGGAAATCTTGTAAGATTAGGTATAGGAATGTATTCTTTTACAGGTAATAAAAAAACTCCTTATTTAAAAAATATTTTCACAATAAAATCAAAAGTTTTATTTATAAAGAAAGTTAAAAAAGATTCTTTTGTATCTTATGGAAGACATTATACACTACCAGCTGATTCAACTTATGCAGTTTTACCAATAGGCTATGCTGATGGATTAAAAAAATATCTTTCCAAAGGTGGTTATGTCTTAATTAATAATCATAGATGTGAAATCATTGGAAATATTTGTATGGATATGACTATGATTAGAATTCCAAAAGAAATTGAAAATTCAATTAAAATAGGAGATGAAGTTACAGTTATCAATGCTGATATACTAGATAACTTGAATATTCCAGAGCTTTGTGTATGGGAATTTATGACTGGAATTGGAAAAAGAGTTAAAAGAATTATAATCTAA
- the accD gene encoding acetyl-CoA carboxylase, carboxyltransferase subunit beta translates to MSILKNLAKNLGLTNITQTKKKYATVGEKKSDEEREDAKYKVKNIDNLKEDEITKCPSCGVLSHKSEIREHMKTCPNCNHYFNMSARERIELLIDEGTFKEEDATLTAANPIDFPEYTEKYEKAQHDSGLKEGVISGLGEINGLKVSIACMDFNFMGGSMGSVVGEKITAALERAIEHKVPAVVVAISGGARMQEGLTSLMQMAKTSAAVKKMRLAGLPFISVPVNPTTGGVTASFAMLGDIIISEPKARIGFAGPRVIEQTIRQKLPENFQKSEFLQECGMVDVIAKREDLKATIFKVLNDII, encoded by the coding sequence ATGTCAATATTAAAAAATTTAGCAAAAAATTTAGGTTTAACAAATATAACACAAACTAAAAAGAAATATGCCACTGTTGGTGAAAAAAAATCTGATGAAGAAAGAGAAGATGCAAAATACAAGGTAAAAAATATTGATAATTTAAAAGAGGATGAGATTACAAAATGTCCTAGTTGTGGGGTGTTATCTCACAAATCAGAAATAAGGGAACATATGAAAACATGTCCAAATTGTAATCATTACTTTAATATGAGTGCAAGAGAAAGAATAGAACTTTTAATTGATGAAGGGACTTTTAAAGAAGAAGATGCAACTCTAACTGCAGCTAACCCTATAGATTTCCCTGAATATACTGAAAAGTATGAAAAAGCACAACATGATTCTGGTTTAAAAGAAGGAGTTATAAGTGGTTTAGGAGAAATAAATGGATTAAAAGTTAGTATAGCTTGTATGGATTTTAATTTTATGGGTGGAAGTATGGGATCTGTTGTTGGAGAAAAAATAACAGCAGCCTTAGAAAGAGCAATAGAACATAAAGTACCAGCAGTTGTTGTTGCAATATCAGGTGGAGCAAGAATGCAAGAAGGATTGACTTCACTTATGCAAATGGCAAAGACATCAGCAGCTGTAAAGAAAATGAGATTAGCAGGATTACCTTTCATTTCTGTTCCAGTTAACCCAACTACTGGTGGAGTAACAGCTTCATTTGCTATGTTAGGTGATATAATAATAAGTGAACCAAAAGCAAGAATTGGATTTGCTGGACCAAGAGTTATTGAGCAAACTATTAGACAAAAACTACCTGAAAATTTCCAAAAAAGTGAATTTTTACAAGAATGTGGAATGGTAGATGTTATTGCTAAAAGAGAAGATTTGAAAGCAACTATATTTAAAGTGCTTAATGACATTATTTAG